The segment ATAGGGTGTTCTCACCGTTTGCTGAGGACTTGCGAAGGTGCGATTATTGCCGGGGCAATACTCTGTGTCAACAGTTTGTGGCAATGTTGCCACATGATGACGCGGCGAAATTCTCCGGATGGCTGCTGTATTTGATTCCCAGCCCCGGATCGCTTTTGGATGAGAGTCAACCAACCGGCATCCATAGTCGGTGCAGACCAACACGTTTGTCTGTTTCGGCCGGACCATCCAATTGATGCATCCAAAACGCGCAGGCGTGCTGGGCGGCTCAGATCACAGTTGAAGGCTGGCGGCATTTCAGTTGCGAAACTACCGACACGCAGACGATTCGTGCCGCTTCGATGCTGGATTGCAACCGGTTACGCCCGGTTACAAGGCGATCTACGAGCCCGATAAACGTACTTGGATCAAGGTCCACCCCAAGCTGCACACGAGCCACTGTGAATTTGACATGTTTAATTGAAATGATCACGAACCGCCAAAGCCGACAACACCATAATCGTATTGGCCGACAACGAACGGACGCGATTTGCGGGCCGTCGCCACGATGTCGAACTGCTGGCCCGCCGCCGAAGGCTACGTGATGGAGTGCGTCCCAATCGAACCGCTTGAAGGCGAGTCGACCAAGCTAGTCAAGTAGATCAACGCGAGCCGCAAGCGAGCCTCCCAGGCCCGAATCGAACTTCGCAATACGTGCGAGGACCGCGAAACGCATTCTCGCCGGATGAAAAATAGCTCAACGGCTTGTTGATTTAATCCAAAGGTAATTCGCAATGGTGGGCCGTGAGGCACCGGGGCGTGCGCGGGACCCGGCCGCTGACGCGTCACGGCTCATTAATTCAACAAACCGTTAACCATTGCCGCCCCCTGTAACGACTGAAAGGGAAGGACGCTTTCACACCATCCGAACCGATCTTCGGATCTGCAGATCGAAGAGGCAGCTATCATCGCAAGTTCCCGTCTGCTCGTTTATGCAATCCAGCCCCGGGCCACTTGCCGTGTTGCCTCGGCGGCAAGTGGTTTCTGAAGCGACGGACGCGGCTTTTTGGGATTTGCCGAACGGGGATGCTTACTCGGGCAAAACCTCGAGCGTGGCCGCGTAGCTCAGCCGACGTGTTTTCGCGCGGGGGATGCTCGTTTGCTCGTCGGTGGTGCTGGTTTCCAGCCAATACATTCCCGGTTCGGACCACGTCACGGTGAATTCACCGTTAGCATCGGTCGATAGTTGCTGCTCGTCCTGCGAATTGCGGTAGCGTGTCTCGCCGCGAATCACTTCGATCGCCAAACCCTTCACCGGTTTTCCATTGACCAACAAGCGAAACTTCGCTTCTTCTCCCGTGAACAGATCATTGGGATGGGTGATCGGGATTAATTCGATGCCTTTTCCCGTCGGTTGCAATGACTCGGTCGAAGGAGCGCCATTGGTGACAAACGTTTCAATGCGTCCGAGGCTTTCGGTGATTTGCACATTCGTGGCGTCGGCCGGAAGTTCCTTGTCGATCGATGCCGCGCTGCCTCGCAACCGATGACGCTCGCCCGCTTGTTCATAACTGGCAAACGCACCGTGATTGACCACCGCAATTCGATACGTGCCTTGTTGCGTCAGCGGCAAGTCGAAAACACTGCGATACTTGCCCACCGATTGATTTTGGCTTTGTACCGTTTGTCCATCGGGAGCGGTGATGACCAGTCCATCAAGCTTCAATGGGAAGTGATTGAAATAGAACAGGTCGTTCGAAACGGCTGCGTCGACAGTGACCCATGGTTCGGCACCAGACAATACGGTTTGCGAAGGACGCAGCCAGACTTTATGCGCGAAACTGGGCACCGCCAGCGTGAGGATGAACGCGGTCGAAAGCAACAAACGGAACATTTTGGTTTCTCCAAAGAAGGTGAGGGCAGATTTTGTTCTGCGAGCTTGAACTCGCACTGAGGACTTGGGCTAAGGAATCGGACTTAGAACGGAATTGACACAAGCCACGCAAATTCGGGGAGGCCTCATTCGTTTCCTGAGTGGTTTGTAATTTCTTGCGGCTACGGATGGATCGTGAGTGACACTTCACCAAGCTCGGTTTCGCCAGTGACGCTCTTTTGGAACCGAGATTCGACAGGCCATGTGAATGGGATTTGCAGCAGTTCACGTCCTCCCACTTCGCGGGCCGCTTCGACGACAAGCTCGTAGTCGCCTGGTTTTAGCGAGGCCAATCGATTGTCGTCTCCAGAGAACTGCAGCGTGTGCTCTCCGGCTGGACGGGTTGCCCCGCACACGCCATCGACGGGCATTTCAAGGCTGCGGCCGGAACGTCGCCACCATTGACGCAGATCGGGAAGCCACTTTGTGCCCTCGCCTTCTTGTTTGCCTTTGATCTGGTACCACACGGCTAGATTCGCCGCGACGTTGCGTTGGCTATCTTGAACCCACACGGCAACGTAGGGGCGGTGGTACTCGGACACACTCAGCTGCGGAATCTGGACGCGGACTTCAAGCTTGGCCGAATCTGGTTCGCTGGCGGTTACGGCGTCCACGCCGACAAGCAATTGTACGGCCAGCAGTAGGATGACGAGCATCACGGCGACAGTCAGACGGAAGAACAAGTATCGGGGCTTCATCGAAATTCTCAGTGAATGAACAACAGGATCAGAATCCAAGGGGCAATCAAACCAAACGCGACCAGCGGCCAAGTCGACCGGCGGTTTCCAGCGCGTTCATACAACAACAGCAAGCCGGTGATACAGAACACCAGCGTCGCGATCGCAAACACGTCCAAAAACCACATCCAAGCCGTGCCGGTATGCCGGCCCTTGTGTAAATCGTTGAAGTAGGCGATCCATCCACGGCTGGTCGATTGAAACTCGACTTCGCCGCTGTCGCGATCGATCGCGATCCATGCGTCCGATCCCGGGCCCTGCATCGAAAGGTAAACCTCGTCGCCGGACCACTCGGCCTCGCGGTTAGCGACGGACACCGTGAACCGATCGCTCAACCAATCGG is part of the Novipirellula caenicola genome and harbors:
- a CDS encoding DUF4198 domain-containing protein — protein: MFRLLLSTAFILTLAVPSFAHKVWLRPSQTVLSGAEPWVTVDAAVSNDLFYFNHFPLKLDGLVITAPDGQTVQSQNQSVGKYRSVFDLPLTQQGTYRIAVVNHGAFASYEQAGERHRLRGSAASIDKELPADATNVQITESLGRIETFVTNGAPSTESLQPTGKGIELIPITHPNDLFTGEEAKFRLLVNGKPVKGLAIEVIRGETRYRNSQDEQQLSTDANGEFTVTWSEPGMYWLETSTTDEQTSIPRAKTRRLSYAATLEVLPE
- a CDS encoding DUF2271 domain-containing protein — its product is MKPRYLFFRLTVAVMLVILLLAVQLLVGVDAVTASEPDSAKLEVRVQIPQLSVSEYHRPYVAVWVQDSQRNVAANLAVWYQIKGKQEGEGTKWLPDLRQWWRRSGRSLEMPVDGVCGATRPAGEHTLQFSGDDNRLASLKPGDYELVVEAAREVGGRELLQIPFTWPVESRFQKSVTGETELGEVSLTIHP
- a CDS encoding PepSY-associated TM helix domain-containing protein, which codes for MNIATTDRPPTDVVLKQPPRKKRSRRSAWLRLLIHSHWMSSAISLVGMVLFAITGITLNHASQIETEPKIRNELLELPPRLQSILRAVPDTELAASESAVLPAEVADWLSDRFTVSVANREAEWSGDEVYLSMQGPGSDAWIAIDRDSGEVEFQSTSRGWIAYFNDLHKGRHTGTAWMWFLDVFAIATLVFCITGLLLLYERAGNRRSTWPLVAFGLIAPWILILLFIH